aaaaattcaattaattaacatataatgtagtattggtttcagaagtacagttctatgattcatcactcttatataatacccagtgctcattatatcacgtgccctccttaatgtccatcactcagttaccccatccccccaacccctcccctccagcaaccttcagtttgtttcctatgattaagagtctcttacagtttgggGTTGAGggtttttggttatttttccaATTTGACTTGTtcagatgttctttttttattgcttcataTCCTTAGGCCATTGAAGCTAAATGTCCAAGTAAGACCAAGACACTAGACATCTATATATTGATTTGTTCACTCTAaggattctggaaaaaaaaaaaaatgcttcgtTAGGTTAAGACTCAGCAGTGTTCTCAAGAAAACATTTCTTCCTGGTATATTTATAGACTTACATTTTTTCTGCTTATCATATTCTTCATATATTAATCTCCTGGTAAAAGGAAACAGATAACAAATGCGTCTGAAGGACACTTCAGAAGCTGATTTTAACTGATCAATCTTGTTTATTGTATCCTAGTGACATTAAAAAGGCCTAATGGCAAAGGAACTAGAGATGAAAGGGGACTTAACCCAAACTTTTATATTATTTGGTCTACgtatcttttattttctgctgcTCAAGGTCCTTAGTATGCTGGACTAAGAGAAATCTTAGAGTTCATGAAATCCTCATTTCTCTGAGTGCAAACTGACCGGGAATTTAATGTGAAGAGCTTGATACAAAAGATCATTTCCCTGTTTCTAAGATGCACACGTTTTCCATgtttaaacatcttttaaaggaaaatgccTTACAATTGATAAATACATGTGGTGCACTGGGTCCCCCTCCTACCCCCTTGAAAAGCAGCTTTAAATTGATGATTTATCTTAAAAAGTTAGGAAACACGGTTTATGCCTGTGTCTGTCATCTGCTAACCCCACTCCCAACCCAGGGAAGCCTAGTATAGTGTCCAGCACATAGTACACactcaaaaaacatttgttgagtgaatataTGAATACATGTAAGGTATAAGTCAATGAGAATATGTATTCTCCTCCTTCacatttatctttcttccttccgATATACTTCTGACAACCCAGTAAATGAACTGCTTTTAGGAAAACAGGAGGGAAATTGACTTCGCCATGGGAACTAAGTGGGGTAGTTTCTTTGCATTACGTGTCATcttttttggtgttatttttaacttaaaaatctcTGAATGTCAGAACTTACTTCTGGGGACATATTATTGACAGAGGAATTGTCAAGTAAGTTTAAAAATGTTGAGAAGTACTCTGTCAATTATTAATGTCATGCTAATTATAAATTCAAACTAGACTCTTAGACCTCAAAGTAAGCAATGCTTATCAGAGGGTTGGGTGACCTGCTCTGGCCCTGGACATGGCAGAAATCATTTCAGCTCTTCTCAGTGGCTGAGCTTCATCCTTATTTCTAGTGGTAATGACTAAGGTCCTAGGGCTGGGCCATAGATGGAAGCAGGCAGAAGAGTTGAACATGCACAAGTTTTGAAATCAAATGAAGTTGGGTTGAAACCCAGACTCAGACACTTAGTAGCTATGTGAACTTTAGCAGGTTAAACAGCTTCTCTTGAggcctcagtttacttatctgtaaaatcaaCATAGACATATGGATATTGGAGAATTGGGAGGAGGAGTCAATGAGGATGACAAATACAATGTCCTTTGCATAACAAAAAAGgctagttttccttccttcctcatgtCCCTCCTTGGGTAACTTCTATAGAAATACTCACACTTCAGAATATTTGGGAAGTATTGCTTCAGTGCGATATCCTGCCTTCATAAATACATTGTATACCCTACCCCTTCAACTAGCAAAACTCTTAGGTCCTTAGAGCAGAGTTTTTCTATCATTGAGATTTGTGAATGACCCCTGTGATTTTTGCCGTATCTTTAGACCAATGATACAATTTGATTAGTATATGTTAGACTTGCCCAAAGGTTTAACATGGGTAAAATCACAAACACGATATTctaattatatacacatacaagaACATACAATTTCTCTGATGGGTATTAAAACAAATTACTACATTTTTGTGATTTACATGCAGTATGCTAATACAGGAGTCCCAGACTactctaggtattttattttttttaaagattttttatttattcatttgagagagagagagagcatgagtagggggtagggtcagagggcgagggagaagcagactccccactgagcagggagcccgacatgcggcttgatcccaggaccctgggatcatgacctgggctgaaggcagatgtttaaccgactgagccacccaggcgcctctactctaggcattttaaaggtttttttttgttttgttttgttttgtttggcagagagatacggagagagaacaagtaggcagagaggcaggcagagggacagggagaagcaggctccctgccgagcagggagcccgatgcggggctcgatcccaggaccctgggattatgacctgagccgaaggcagccgcttaaccgactgagccacccaggtgccccctaggcATTTTAAATAGAAAGGGATTTAATAGAGGGAATTTGGTGCTTACAAAACCACTGCAAGTGCTGGAGGACTAAACTTGGGGCTGAGCCTTCAGGATTGACTCCCATAACACTGCAAAACTGACCTGCCAAGGATAATTGAGTTTCTGTTTTATTAGTCATCAGAATTATCAGAAGGTAGTTTTTAAAGGGTTCATCCCAAATCTTCATTATTGCTAGAAAAATAAcacttatgataaaaaaaatcctgctgcTGGTGAATCAGAAATGGCATCTTTATGAAAGACgacttattcattcattgattttgtttctccCCCTCTAACAGTTCTACTCCATGTTTATCCTATGtgtttaactgatttttttaaaatgcttttttgtgTGGTAATGTATGGTTACATACTTTTGTAACTATAgactctggaaaataaaaaaaggaaaaaatgaatataaagttcAATTGTACTATGATAATTGGCATGTAGAGCTTCACACATATCCCTACAGAGTTTTTGacacctttattgagatacattcacccatttaaagttttttgatatattcgggggcacctgggtggctcagtcattgagcgtctgccttcggctcaggtcttgatcccggggtcctgggaccgagccccacagcgggctccctgctcagcgggaggcctgcttctccctctcccactccccctgcttgtgttgcctctctcactgtctctgtcaaataaattttaaaaatcttaaaaaaaaaaattaaagttttttgtatattcataGGAGTGTACAATCATCACCAAAATCTCtattaaatttcatctttatttttaattcatttttctaaatctcATAATTCTGCCTTTCAGATTACTTATTCTTGCTTGCATGCATGCACTCTATCTCTGCTCCAATAAAACCACACAAACAAGGGTTAAAACATTTGCCAGGTGGCTGTAGGTTGAAATGACTCCATTcaacagcactttttttttaaggtagaataACTAAGTAAGTTATAAAACCACCCCAACTATGATATCAATTGATGCCAACCCAGGCAGCATGAAGAATACAATGGGGAATGTTTTGCCTGTTCTTCTACCCAGTGACtccaaaagaaaaggagagaagtgcTGGCTGGCATAACTTGTTCTAAATGCAGCCATTCTATTTTCCTAAGGCTCCTAGAATTTTGCTAAAGACTGACATCAAATCTCCTGGCCTGCAGTTTCAACAATACACCCCTCCCCGCCTTTCTAAAGATCAGGTAAGGTTTGTTTTGGTCCAGTATCTGGCATCTCCTTGTAAGCAGGGAGTTTATTCATTGCTCTGATgcttcctggcacacagtaggcccttgatatatatatatttattacgtGAGTGAATAGATGCCTTTCACAGAGATTTCTCTAGTGTTTTCATGAccatttttactatttattttggtAATAACTGTCACATGGTAACTTCTCCCTGTCCATCAGCCCTTatcttaaatgtcacttcctacAGGAAGCCTTCCTGATTCTTCACACAAGATAAGGTGCTCCTGAGCTCTACTTGCTTTCACATCACTCTTATTACTGATTAAAATCTCCATGAGGGAAGTTTCGTGTTTATTTACTACTGTGTTTACCTTTATATCCCCAATTCTAAGTTCAGTGCCCATCACACAGTAGATACTtaatcagtatttgttgaataaataaagttAACTGGGATGCAATTCGTCTCTGTTTAAAGGCAAGAATTCATTCAGCATAGCCAGGTGAACTATTCACTTTCaagtcgtcgtcgtcgtcgtcttcttcttcttcttcttccttcttcttcttcttcttctttttttaaacaacttgtTGAGGCATTGTTTACAGatcataaaattcatccattAGATTCTTCTTCCtaatatttctctctcatttttctgggTGAAGGTCAATTTTCTAATGGTAAAAATGGGAGAAGACAGAAGTGGAATGGAATGTTAACTTGGAGAGAGAATGGGATCTTAGTGCCCAACTTACTAGGCTttacttctgtttcatttttttttttttttgcgatcATAAGCAAATTAACTTCTCTAAGCCACGAATTCTAATCTGTAAAGTTGAACTAGTAAGAGTTTTTTCATTGGCTCCTCTACGGATTATGGAGATGACAGGCAAAAGATCTGCCCACTGATCCACTGTGGAGGTAataactccaaaaaaaaaaaaatgtagattccctctcttctttctgccaTCTATTAACCTGGGACCCCTAAACAGTAGgtctattctttcaccattaTCATTATCTCGTTATGAGCATATTAAAACACCAACAACCTTTTTGCTTCCTTAGCGTTTCTGTAAGCCCCATTTCATTCTCAGGTTTAGCTCTCCTGACACTATTCTTACAGATTTTTGTCcctctttttattcattcttccgcatatgctttttctttccatcttttgcaTATGCTAGTAGGAAATACAAGCCCCACCTGAGCTCATTACAGAACAGTCGTTCCTTTAGTtgccattctctttctccttcactgtGAATATTCCACTGTGaactcagaattttatttttcaaagcctcccattcttttaaaaatgcgttttcttttaaatcctctcGTCTCGAAATCGtacctttcttttccttgaatctGTGTCCTAAAGTCTCCGACCGCCTGCCTCCTCTCTTATATTATGGTCACATCCGCCAGGTTCCTATAGCTTCCCCATGACCAACCAATTCTTCCCCGGGAGTCACATTACATCAGCATTACTAATGCAATACCGTTTATCCTAGGCAGTCAATTAAAAACGAACCTCGGTACTGATCTGACTTAGCATAGAGGATGAATTGTCTTAAGGTCAAATGCAAACTGCGGCAAGATTTGGGAGACAGATAATTATATTCATACTAAATATATACCTGTTGAATTTGGGCTTTTTCTCAAAGCTTCAGAAACCCTGAGCTCTCCGATAATTGGGATGGTAAGAAGGGTAGGTTTCCGGAAAGTTCGCAAAAAATTAGACTCCATCTAAAGGACTGCTCCATACGCTCAAGGAACACCCACCAACAAAACCCACCCCCACAACCACCAGATTATCTCACCAGCAAGTGAGACTGCAAGGTTTGGGGGCCCGGCCGTACCATTCGGCGCGGCGCATGGGGGGGGTTTGTGCCCATTTGGCTGCGACTGACCGTTTCCCCGTCGCTTGGTTTTGCCCCCGCTCCCCCTGCGCAGGCACCTAAAGTGCGTCAGGCCGGCGCTTTATAGCGGCAGCCTGGGCGGCTccttttgctgtttttcctcttctcttgatACTGGGTCCTCCTGCGCTCCGCGAAGATGCAGCTCAAACCGATGGAGATTAATCCCGAGGTGAGCGTCAGGTGCACCGTTGCCCGGGGAGCGCAGAGCTGAGGGTCAGCGCTCGCCAGATAGCTGCCTCGATGACCggctttatttttgtattttttctttgcatttgccTTTCAGATGCTGAACAAAGTGAGTGGCGTCTCGCACTGCCTCTGTCCCCTTACCCCCGAGCGCCGAGGCGGAGGCGCGCATCAGCTCCGGTTGTCTCGCAGGGACCCAGCGGCGTCCTGCGCGCTCCCGGGCGCCCTCCCTGTGCCGCGGCATCGGGGTCGGGGGGTGGCTCTGCGGAACCGttagaggtgggagggaggagggggctgtgcCCAGAAGCTGGTGCGGGCCCAGCTCCCGAGGGCGTGGCGCGGGCTTCGCGGGAGCCACGTGGGGGCCGCGCTTTGTGCTGTGTCATTGCGCCggcggtgggtggggggcggggcgggccgcgactcctcccaggctggggtgggggcactgaGGGCGCCGGGCCGGCCCCGCCCTCCGGCCAGCGCCCGCCACTCGCGGGGTCTCGGCGCCCCTGGCCGCTGTCTTTCCTCTCCGTAGGTGCTGACCCGGTTGGGGGTGGCCGGCCAGTGGCGCTTCGCGGACgtcctggggctggaggaggaggctcTGGGCTCGGTGCCCGCGCCTGCCTGCGCGCTGCTGCTGCTGTTTCCCCTCACGGCCCAGGTAGGGCGTGGGGCCCGGGGTGCGTGGGCCCGGGGTGGTGTGCGCCGCACCCGAGTGAGGCGCGGAGGACCGTGGGGACTCCCGGCTTCCCTCTCCTCCGCTCCCCTCCCGGACCGGGCGCCCCTCCTGTGCCTGCAAAACTGCCCCCCTCCTGCGGGGGATGGGGTGAGAAGCCCGCCCTTTCATGGCACCTACTCATGGGTGGTTAGAGAATTTACTGGCTCCTCGCTCGTCCATCCCGCATTGACGTGAATTTcaaggagaagcagcagcatcTCCGTTCCATCCTCTCCATTATCCAGAGAAGGAATTCATCCTATTCATGAGTTCGCCTGAACCTACGCTTTTGAGAGCCTTCCACCCCAAGGAATGGCTAGTTGTTTCCCTTTAAAAGGGCTGTGACCTGTCAGTTTATTGTTTGATTCTCAGACTCCCTCCCACCTTGCAGTAaaatggggaggaggggcgggcTTGCCTAAGCCACAGCAAAACAATAGGTTCTCTAATGCTCCATCTCCACTCCTGGGTCTTTGGTGGATTTGGGTCTCTTCCCACCCTGCACACCCTACAACATGCACACTTGGTTTTTAGCCTCTCCGATgtgcttttttataaaaaaagctTAATCATTTGTGTGTGGGgacctccttccccctctcttgTCTTTCCTCTCTGACCTTGTAGCTAAGTGAAATAGGTGGGCATTAAAGCAGTTTTAGAAACACCTTTTCATATTTCCCTTTAGATGGTCTTCCTCCTACAAGTGTGCATGGATGTATGTACCTCAAAGACTGAGCATCAGATATAAAAAGGTAGCTGGGGTAATTGTTGTCTTGCGATGTATGAAATCCCACTAACTGGCATGGCATTGTCTTATCTCCTATCGCTGTCACTTGACCCCTGATTTGGGAGTGGTGAAATCTGCATTAACAAAACCTGGGGCAATAGCCTTTGGGGCATCATTCCAAACACTGGAAGCTTTAACCGAAGCACCATGCTGGGGCTGGGTGTTCTAGAAGCATCCTCAGCATAAATTATTAAGCTCTATGGGAAGTTGCAGGCATTCCTCCTAGGAAGTGGGCTTGATATTGTGAGTTAAAAACCCTTATTAAAGCTATTAGGATAATCCCACTGACATGTTTTTTTTAGTGCCAAAGCCTTTGCTTAGGTAAACCGGAGCTGCCGAATAATTGCAAGTCAAATTAGCTTCCCTGTTAACCGAATCAAACAGTCTGCTCTCTCTCGTTGGAGCCTCTGCCGGAGCTCTCTCGTTAGAGGATCCATGATGACTAGGAGGTTTTGAGCAGCACTCCCAGGCAAGGCCTCTGGGAGGCAGTGGTGTATCGTGTTTGTCTTTCAAAAGCCCACGGCTTGCTTTTCACTGGATCAAGCTGTGCTTGTTGAAGAACGTTCTGATTTGAGTGATCTGGATGCTTAGTCCTTTAGCTCTAGCTGGGGCTTTtagatttattgagcacctagtctGTGACGCAAAACATCAATTAGGCTAAACACTGAAGCAAATTCAAAGAAAAGTTGAGGATTATATGTTGACTTCCAAATAAGCTGATGTTAATTTAGAAAGCACCTGATTTTGTCTAAGAGTGTTAAGAAATCTTAACTggaccagttcttttttttttttaagatttttttatttgagagtgagggagaacatagagtgagcacgagtgtgcgcacaagcagtgggaaggggcagagggagggagaagcagactccctgctgagcaaggagcctgatttggggctccatgccaggaccctgagatcccagcagaaggcagacgcttaaccgactgagccacccagccgcccacTAACTGGACCAgttctgaaacattttaaatggtaATGAAATATTTGCAGAAGTATTTCCACGCAAGAGCTCAAACAACTAAAGAGTGGTCCTATCgcattagaaaaaaaacacacacagaaaagtgaaAATCCTTAAGAGCCCACGAATAGTAACTCAAAGATGTGGTAGATCTTTGATGTTAGAATTAGCTGGTCTTGTGGGGTAGGAGATCTTACTCATCTGTTGGCATCACAGACCAGGCTTAAACATCAGTTATGTGTATAGTAATGCAAGGCTACTGGAATTACAAATAagcttctaggggcacctggctggctcattggGTGAAGTGtgcaactctttatctcagggttgtaagttcgagccccacgttggatgtagattacttaaaatcttaaaaaaaaacaaaccccagcaacaacaaaaacaaaggaaacgtACTTCTGATGTTCTGTCCAATTATACTAGTTACGAAGACGTTAGTGTTTCTGTGGCATTGGTACCGTGCTTTAACTGAGAGGTCCTATCTTGAAGGTCTAAAATTCATTAGTGAAAGGTCCAGACAAGCCCACTAAATTACTGTACAAAGAGCAGATGGATTCTTTGAGGAAAACTCTCTCTAGTCTCATTCATTTACTGATCCCTTATGACTCCCCCTCTCCCCATTGTTAATCTGTCCTCAAAATGTATTGTTGACAAGGACAGGCAAGTGTCACATCTTTCTCTTGTAGGATGAGAAGATTTTGTGGAATCACAGCCCAGAACCCTAGATCAATTGTCTTTCCTTCCAAAAAAAAGTGAgggaataatttcttaaaattgttcCTTTCAGCAgctaagttttgttttgtatttgttattgAAAAGAAGTATACTTGGACACAGTAGAACTTTAAAGAATACTGGGATATAGACTGGCTGGTGTTTATTAGGATGTTAAATTGACCAAAGCTTGATTGGGGTCCTGTGTGAAATAcagttggtggtggtgtttaAGGACACAAAAAATAAACGGGACACCATGCATTTTCAAGCTAAAAGGTTGCAGTGGTGTCTAGACAAATCCTTGGGCAACATCCAAGGCCATGACTGCACTGCAGCATCAGGGTGGAGTCTCAGAACCTCTCAGAACCTTACGGGCTGGCGTGGGTGTGGGAGGCAGACAGGCAATTCTCTGGGTGCTGGCCAACACCTAGAACCAAGGCTCCTGGTCACACACCCCACTTGTGTTTCCATTTAGGTGGTAGAACTCACTGAGCTGCCATCTGTTACGgctttgcattttcatttgaGATACAAAAAATGCTTTATATTCACAGCATGAGAACTTCAGGAAAAAACAGATTGAAGAGCTGAAGGGACAAGAAGTCAGTCCTAAGGTGTACTTCATGAAGCAGACCATTGGCAACTCCTGTGGGACCATCGGGCTTATCCATGCAGTGGCCAATAACCGAGACAAACTGGAGTTTGGTAAGTGGATTTTGAGGGCAGTCCTCTCGTTGACCTCTAGTTAACCATAACTTGTCATCCCCAAACCCCCAGGGATCTATTCAGCAAAGTCATCGCCTTATATTTTTTTGAAACCTACTTACCTGGATGTAATCAGTAGGCAAATTAAtgattgattttcttttgagGAAAGGAAACTCATTTTCTAAGAAACACGGTCTAGCTTCTTCCAcctggaaggaagagggagagagaggtagtTCTGTACTACTTCTCTGCATGTGCTTTTCCAGTGGTACACAGCACTGTGTGATTTTCACGTACTCTTGTTCAAGTCTCGACAGTTCGGAAGAATTCTAGATAATGATAAACCGTAAAATATCACCACTTAGGACCTGTCTCTAATGGTTCTGGGTCTTTTAAGCAACAGGAGATCCAAAGTAGCCTAGAGCAGCCAGACGAAGATACCGTGAAGGTTCCCGCAGGGAAACATAGCTTGAAACCTTGAAAGGATCCAGCTGCGAACAAAGGTCTGGGGTCTTAGCTCATTTCCAGTGAATGCTATGGAGGATATGGAAGAAAGGAGTCTCAGCCCTTAGGCTTGTCAGAAGCACAATGAACAGCAcgaaaatatgttaaaatacatGGCATAATGTGTGCTAGAGGCCAAGGGTCAACAAACTTTCTTGAAAGGTGAGAGTAAATCTTTTAGGGTTTTGAAGGCCGGTGGGTCTGTGTCTTTGCAGTTTAAAAGCAGCCCCAGGCAAGATGTAAACCAGTGgacgtggctgtgttccaataatacaaaaataggcacagtagtttgccaactcctgatTTAGACAATGGATGGGGGTGGCTAAGAGTTGAATAATTTCAGCTAATACTGTCCACGGTGTTGCTTGGAGCAGGTCAGATacggtttttttgttttgtttcgtttttaagCAAGGTAAGTGTGGCCAAGACTGCTGCTGGTATACTTccgaaattaaaaaaaaaaaaaaggcggagggcgcctgggtggctgccttcggctcaggtcatgatcccggagtcctgggattgagccccgcgtcgggctccctgctcggtgggaagtctgcttctccctctgccactccccctgcttgtgttccctctctcgctgtctctctgtcaaataa
The sequence above is a segment of the Zalophus californianus isolate mZalCal1 chromosome 2, mZalCal1.pri.v2, whole genome shotgun sequence genome. Coding sequences within it:
- the LOC113924701 gene encoding translation initiation factor IF-2-like, producing the protein MTQHKARPPRGSREARATPSGAGPAPASGHSPLLPPTSNGSAEPPPDPDAAAQGGRPGARRTPLGPCETTGADARLRLGARGILRVNKSIYRCLVSWSYLDI